The Globicephala melas chromosome 13, mGloMel1.2, whole genome shotgun sequence genome includes a region encoding these proteins:
- the MYL2 gene encoding myosin regulatory light chain 2, ventricular/cardiac muscle isoform translates to MSPKKAKKRPEGANSNVFSMFEQSQIQEFKEAFTIMDQNRDGFIDKNDLRDTFAALGRVNVKNEEIDEMLKEAPGPINFTVFLQMFGEKLKGADPEETILNAFKVFDPEGKGVLRADYIQEMLTTQAERFSKEEIDQMFAAFPPDVTGNLDYKNLVHIITHGEEKD, encoded by the exons ATG TCACCTAAGAAAGCCAAGAAGAGACCAGAGGGTGCCAATTCCAACGTGTTCTCCATGTTTGAACAGAGCCAGATCCAGGAATTTAAGGAG GCCTTCACCATCATGGACCAGAACAGGGATGGCTTCATAGACAAGAACGATCTGAGGGACACCTTTGCTGCTCTTG GGCGTGTGAAtgtgaaaaatgaggaaattgatgaAATGCTCAAGGAGGCTCCAGGTCCAATTAACTTTACTGTGTTCCTACAGATGTTTGGGGAGAAACTTAAGG gGGCAGACCCCGAGGAGACCATTCTCAACGCGTTCAAAGTGTTTGACCCTGAAGGCAAAGGGGTGCTCAGGGCTGATTA cATACAGGAGATGCTGACCACGCAGGCGGAGAGGTTTTCCAAGGAGGAG ATCGACCAGATGTTTGCCGCCTTCCCCCCTGATGTGACTGGCAACTTGGACTATAAGAACCTGGTGCACATCATCACCCATGGAGAAGAGAAGGACTAA